Proteins from a genomic interval of Capsicum annuum cultivar UCD-10X-F1 chromosome 4, UCD10Xv1.1, whole genome shotgun sequence:
- the LOC107868599 gene encoding uncharacterized protein LOC107868599: MPELGFQDSRSVRDVSPDSVIFTGDSNFSIFSSVSGSVDRCSFASDAHDQDSSVSDASNNLAGRECREASGGTVADPNKAKVHRNSHLSRKEKAKVQKAEKNNEIDTEDENLYLDSARSSFSQALKECQDRRFGSGSLLKKPDRRRPASLDLNNAVINTCHSSSPRFGVMKKTPITTSRVGTFPSPRTPNYRHSSVGVQKGWSSERVPLHPAANRRQVNTALLPYNNGRALPSKWEDAERWIFSPVSGDGSVRNSLQQPQRRPKSKSGPLGPPGLAYYSMYSPAPPVFKGGNGGNLLANSPFSTGVMTNDGLSIRCGGNLGSENFHALTEPCMARSVSVHGCSELVCLSTLPSSQDASGDDIQDADNGVSRVISRRDMATQMSPEGSPSSSPIRQSSFSPSTPSILPLVELQSVPSSKAEIRDVPIDERVTVTRWSKKQKARIPGRSMELDDWKRKAMEIRSSGWDVSDTSTSISKIKREEARITAWENLQKAKAEAAMRKLEMKLEKKRSSSMDKIMNKLRSAQKKAHEMRSSMLANQSHEVTRSSSKALSFRRTRQIGSLSGCFTCHAF, encoded by the exons ATGCCGGAGCTAGGATTTCAGGATTCGAGATCGGTTCGTGATGTTAGTCCGGACTCTGTTATTTTCACCGGCGATTCTAATTTCAGCATCTTCTCTTCTGTTTCCGGTAGCGTTGACCGGTGTTCATTCGCTTCCGATGCTCATGATCAGGATTCCTCCGTTTCTGATGCTTCTAAT AATTTGGCAGGGCGTGAATGCCGTGAAGCTTCGGGTGGTACAGTTGCAGATCCAAACAAAGCAAAGGTACACAGAAATAGTCACCTTAGCAGAAAGGAAAAAGCAAAAG TTCAAAAGGCAGAGAAGAACAACGAGATTGACACAGAGGATGAAAATCTGTATTTAGATTCCGCAAGAAGCTCCTTTTCTCAAGCTCTTAAAG AATGTCAAGACCGGAGGTTTGGGTCAGGATCTCTATTGAAGAAACCAGATAGGCGAAGACCTGCTTCATTAGATCTAAACAATGCTGTGATAAATACCTGTCATTCTTCTTCTCCGCGTTTTGGAGTCATGAAGAAGACTCCCATTACGACTAGCCGAGTTGGCACATTTCCAAGTCCTAGAACGCCAAATTATCGTCATTCCAGTGTTGGGGTTCAAAAAGGGTGGAGTTCAGAACGTGTGCCGTTGCATCCAGCTGCTAATAGGAGGCAGGTAAATACTGCATTGCTGCCTTATAATAATGGAAGGGCATTACCTTCCAAATGGGAAGATGCAGAGAGGTGGATATTTAGCCCGGTCTCAGGAGATGGTTCTGTTAGAAATTCATTACAGCAGCCACAAAGGCGGCCTAAATCCAAAAGCGGGCCTCTTGGTCCTCCTGGTCTAGCTTACTATTCAATGTATTCTCCTGCACCACCTGTTTTTAAGGGAGGAAATGGTGGTAATCTGTTAGCCAATTCCCCCTTTTCAACCGGAGTGATGACAAATGATGGTTTGTCAATTCGATGTGGAGGCAACCTGGGCAGTGAAAACTTCCATGCGCTCACAGAACCATGCATGGCAAGGTCCGTTAGCGTACATGGATGCTCTGAACTGGTCTGTTTATCGACCTTGCCTAGTTCCCAAG ATGCGAGTGGGGATGATATTCAAGATGCAGACAATGGGGTGTCACGAGTTATCTCGAGGAGGGATATGGCCACTCAAATGAGCCCCGAGGGAAGCCCTTCCTCATCTCCCATAAGACAGTCATCCTTCTCTCCTTCAACTCCATCTATTCTACCACTTGTAGAATTGCAGAGTGTGCCTTCTTCTAAAGCAGAAATTAGAGATGTTCCCATTGATGAGCGGGTTACAGTGACCAGGTGGTCAAAGAAACAGAAAGCTCGAATTCCAGGTAGGAGCATGGAGCTTGATGACTGGAAAAGGAAAGCTATGGAAATCCGGTCTTCAGGTTGGGATGTTTCAGACACATCAACAAGTATTTCAAA GATTAAGAGGGAAGAAGCGAGAATCACTGCATGGGAGAACCTGCAAAAGGCAAAAGCAGAGGCAGCAATGAGGAAACTAGAG ATGAAACTGGAGAAAAAGAGATCGTCATCCATGGATAAGATTATGAATAAACTTAGGTCGGCACAGAAAAAGGCCCATGAAATGAGAAGCTCAATGTTAGCCAACCAATCACATGAAGTAACAAGATCATCCAGCAAGGCTTTATCTTTCCGTCGTACACGTCAAATAGGGTCTCTGAGTGGCTGCTTTACATGCCATGCATTTTGA